Within Chthonomonadales bacterium, the genomic segment CTACATCGGGCTGATCTCGGCCGTCGACGGCTACGATGCGGGCAAGGGCGTGAAGTTCAGCACCTACGCCACGCATTTCGTGATCGGCCAGATCAAGCACCACCTCCGCGACCGGGGCAAGATCATCAAAGAGCCCGCCTGGCTCCAGGAGCTGAACCAGCGCGTGTCGCGCGTGGTGGAGTCGCTGGCCCAGGAGCTCGGGCGCCCGCCCAGCAACGCCGAGATCGGCGCGCTGGTGGGCATGGCCGAGGAGGCGGTCGGCGACCTGCTGACCGCGCGCGAGGTCTTCAAGGTCGCCTCGCTGGACGGAGGCGAGCACGACGACGAGAGTCCCTCGGCCTACGACCTCGAGCGGGTGAAGGGCGCCCGGGTCGAGTTCGAGGTTCCCATCGAGGATCGCCACGTACTGGAGACGGCGCTCCAGAAGCTCAAGGACCTGGAGCAGACGGTGGTGCACGAGTTCTTCTTCTGCGAGCGTAACCAGACGGAGATCGCGCGCAGCCTGGGTATCTCGTGCAACTACGTCTCGCACATCCTGCGCAACTCAACGCGCAAGCTCCGCAAGATCCTGGTCAGCGACGAGCTGAAGGAGGCACAGCTCGAGGTGGCGCTCCTGCGGCGCAGGGCCGACGAGCAGGCGCAACGGGCCGAGGAGAGCTCGGTGGTCGACGGCCTCACGCGGCTCTACAATCGCCGCTACTTCGACAACAGGCTGGACGAGGAACTCAACCGTGCGTCGCGCCACCAGCACCCCGTCGGCATCCTCTTCGCGGTTCTGCGCGGCCACGAGCACGTCGGCCGAGCCTATGGGACCCTGCGCGCGGAGGACGGCCTGCGCCATGCGGCCGACCTGGTGCGCGCGGCCGTCCGCCGCTCGGACATCGTCACGCGCTATGATGGGGTCACCTTCGGCCTGATCCTCCCCCACACGGGCAGCCGGATCACCGTGGTCGTGGAGCGAGTGGGGCGATCCCTGGCTCGCTGGGTCGCGGAGAGCGGTCTGGCGGCGGGGCGCGCCCCCGTCGTCGTGGAGCTCGGCTGCGCCTGGTACCCGGGCGTGGCGTCGGCTGCGGCGGCGCTGGTGGAGCACGCGTTTGGCAGTCTGGATCGGGCGCCCCTGGGCGAGGCGCCGCCGGTGGCGGCGTAGCGTGGGGAGCCCTCCCGTCTCGCCTGTCGTCTT encodes:
- a CDS encoding sigma-70 family RNA polymerase sigma factor codes for the protein MATINHRRMTDAAIQGLLREYRTGRQKAVRDRIVMQYAGLVESVARRFLASAEPLEDLVQEGYIGLISAVDGYDAGKGVKFSTYATHFVIGQIKHHLRDRGKIIKEPAWLQELNQRVSRVVESLAQELGRPPSNAEIGALVGMAEEAVGDLLTAREVFKVASLDGGEHDDESPSAYDLERVKGARVEFEVPIEDRHVLETALQKLKDLEQTVVHEFFFCERNQTEIARSLGISCNYVSHILRNSTRKLRKILVSDELKEAQLEVALLRRRADEQAQRAEESSVVDGLTRLYNRRYFDNRLDEELNRASRHQHPVGILFAVLRGHEHVGRAYGTLRAEDGLRHAADLVRAAVRRSDIVTRYDGVTFGLILPHTGSRITVVVERVGRSLARWVAESGLAAGRAPVVVELGCAWYPGVASAAAALVEHAFGSLDRAPLGEAPPVAA